The bacterium genome window below encodes:
- the recG gene encoding ATP-dependent DNA helicase RecG, whose translation MSQYSSAVRGIRAPLEFVLGGSERAERVRELQQTLLAALSAATELWIPQEAKRRFSDAAQKIAENGVAPSVLEPIAKRLGPLLDPDYARRALSQETVKIPGVGPKIAQALARKEIHRIEDLLFFLPRSYEDRREISKIEELQVGHSACFEGTVTRSGVVPLRNGRSFLQAVVSDGTAAVQLKWFRGIAHFQDRLKPGARVLVAGDVRRYRYAKELHHPELEFLNRDAPLGSLPRIVPTYSHVEGVPPRTMRRIVESTTKYAADLVDAWLPETSARRHGLADLGESLREVHLPSPHLDPELLRERRTPYHLRLVAEELLLLQVGLELRRAQFSRRASRPLAVAHPGVQKAIDALPFKLTSDQERVWREISSDLSRAQPMNRMLIGDVGTGKTVLAILGAVAAHASGGVTAVLAPTEILAEQHFETFRKLAQPLGLNIGLLTGSTPAPQRRSLRRLLALGEIAIVIGTHALLTESFDLPKLAFVVIDEQHRFGVAQRRALGDKGENPHVLLMSATPIPRSLALTVFGDLDHSVLRERPPGRSPVETRVIPPEAARQALDALREALARDEQAYIVYPLVEESEKQDLKDASRGYERLVRALPGVRVGLLHGRLDGRERLQTMQEFAAGRVRVLVSTTVIEVGVDVHNATLLIVQHAERFGLAQLHQLRGRVGRGQLPGRAMLISEPRTEDASRRLAILEASESGFEIAEEDLRIRGAGEWLGTRQAGHLPELRLADLVRHGELLPVARAAARDLLSKDPELRGNPILRTSVEQRWGGRLDFGAVA comes from the coding sequence ATGTCTCAGTACTCGAGCGCCGTCCGAGGAATTCGCGCGCCACTCGAGTTCGTTCTTGGCGGCTCTGAGCGCGCAGAGCGAGTCCGCGAGTTGCAGCAGACCCTTCTGGCGGCGCTTTCGGCAGCCACTGAACTCTGGATTCCTCAGGAAGCGAAGCGGCGCTTCTCAGATGCGGCGCAGAAGATTGCCGAAAATGGAGTGGCGCCTTCGGTCCTCGAGCCGATTGCGAAGCGGCTTGGACCACTTCTCGATCCCGATTACGCGCGTCGGGCTCTTTCACAGGAAACCGTGAAGATCCCGGGGGTGGGTCCCAAGATCGCCCAGGCCCTCGCGCGCAAAGAGATCCATCGCATCGAGGATCTGCTCTTCTTCTTGCCGCGTTCTTATGAGGACCGGCGCGAGATCTCCAAGATCGAAGAATTGCAGGTTGGCCATAGCGCCTGTTTCGAGGGAACGGTCACGCGTTCAGGCGTCGTTCCACTGCGCAACGGCCGGAGTTTCTTGCAAGCCGTCGTGAGCGACGGAACTGCGGCGGTGCAACTCAAATGGTTTCGGGGCATCGCACACTTCCAGGACCGGCTCAAGCCCGGGGCTCGTGTGCTGGTCGCTGGAGATGTGAGGAGATACCGCTACGCAAAGGAATTGCACCATCCGGAACTGGAGTTCCTGAATCGCGATGCACCCCTGGGTAGCCTGCCGCGTATCGTGCCGACCTACTCACACGTCGAGGGCGTGCCGCCGCGAACCATGCGGCGTATCGTCGAGTCTACGACGAAATACGCAGCGGACCTGGTCGATGCCTGGCTACCGGAGACATCGGCTCGACGGCACGGACTGGCCGATCTGGGTGAGTCGTTGCGCGAGGTCCACCTGCCCAGTCCGCATCTCGATCCCGAACTCCTGAGAGAGCGGCGCACGCCCTATCACTTGCGTCTCGTCGCCGAAGAGCTTCTGCTTTTGCAGGTCGGCCTCGAACTGAGGCGAGCCCAGTTCTCGCGACGCGCGAGTCGACCTCTGGCGGTCGCCCACCCCGGCGTCCAAAAGGCCATCGACGCGCTTCCCTTCAAATTGACCTCCGATCAGGAACGGGTCTGGCGGGAAATCTCGAGCGATCTCTCTCGTGCGCAGCCAATGAACCGCATGCTGATCGGCGACGTTGGAACCGGAAAAACCGTACTCGCAATACTGGGGGCGGTTGCGGCGCATGCATCCGGAGGCGTGACCGCCGTGCTCGCTCCGACTGAAATCCTGGCCGAGCAACACTTCGAGACCTTCCGCAAACTCGCCCAACCCCTCGGGCTGAACATCGGGCTGCTGACCGGGAGTACCCCCGCTCCCCAACGCCGTTCCCTGCGCCGACTTCTGGCGCTGGGTGAGATCGCGATCGTGATTGGCACCCACGCTTTGCTGACCGAGTCCTTCGATCTGCCGAAGCTGGCATTCGTGGTCATCGACGAACAGCACCGTTTCGGAGTGGCGCAACGCCGTGCCCTTGGAGACAAGGGTGAAAATCCGCACGTACTCCTGATGTCGGCCACGCCGATTCCGAGGAGCCTCGCCCTTACCGTATTCGGGGATCTGGATCACTCGGTGCTCCGCGAGCGACCGCCGGGCCGATCCCCCGTGGAAACCCGCGTGATTCCGCCCGAGGCGGCTCGCCAGGCGCTCGACGCCCTGCGCGAGGCTCTCGCCCGCGACGAACAGGCCTATATCGTCTATCCGCTGGTCGAGGAGTCCGAGAAGCAGGATCTCAAAGACGCGAGCCGCGGTTACGAGCGCCTGGTCCGGGCTCTTCCGGGAGTTCGGGTCGGCCTGCTTCACGGTCGCCTGGACGGGCGAGAGCGGCTCCAGACCATGCAGGAATTTGCGGCGGGTCGAGTCCGGGTGCTGGTCTCGACGACCGTGATCGAGGTCGGTGTAGATGTGCACAACGCCACTCTGCTGATCGTCCAGCACGCCGAACGCTTCGGTCTCGCCCAACTGCACCAGTTGCGCGGCCGTGTGGGGCGAGGCCAATTGCCCGGACGCGCGATGCTGATCTCGGAGCCGCGAACCGAGGATGCCTCGCGCCGACTGGCCATCCTGGAGGCCAGCGAGAGCGGATTCGAGATCGCCGAAGAGGATCTGCGGATTCGCGGTGCCGGTGAATGGCTGGGCACTCGCCAGGCTGGCCACCTGCCCGAACTCCGACTGGCCGACCTGGTCCGGCACGGCGAGTTGCTGCCGGTGGCCCGCGCGGCGGCCCGGGATCTCCTGAGCAAGGATCCCGAGCTTCGCGGCAATCCGATTCTGCGCACCAGCGTCGAACAGCGCTGGGGCGGCCGTCTCGATTTCGGGGCAGTTGCGTGA
- a CDS encoding aminotransferase class I/II-fold pyridoxal phosphate-dependent enzyme: MSRFEKVDRLPPYVLSIVNELKLKARRAGDDVIDLGFGNPNHPTPPHIVAKLAEAVQDPRNHHYSSSRGLPNLRRAMCRWYQRRYQIDLDADSQMIATIGAKEGLSHFVMASIGRGDTVLCPDPSYPIHSFSVVIAGGDLIRVPIQPLDGLLARLEKAVALAWPQPKMLIASFPHNPTTISVDLAFMTELVDFCRRHEMMLVHDLAYAEICYDGYVPPSVLQVPGATDLAIEFTSLSKSHAMAGWRVGFAAGNSEMIRVLTRVKSYLDYGVFQPIQIATIIALDGPQECVAEIVSDYRSRRDALIEGLEQADWKVEKPQGTMFVWARLPEAFEKQGSLEFSKLLLEQAQVAVSPGIGFGPSGEGYVRFALVENTHRIRQAARNIRKLVRNA; encoded by the coding sequence ATGAGCCGCTTCGAAAAAGTCGACCGACTGCCGCCGTACGTGCTCAGTATCGTCAATGAGTTGAAACTGAAAGCTCGACGAGCGGGCGACGATGTGATCGATCTGGGTTTCGGAAATCCCAACCATCCGACACCGCCGCATATCGTGGCGAAGCTGGCCGAGGCGGTTCAGGATCCCCGCAACCACCACTATTCGTCCTCTCGCGGATTGCCGAATCTGCGCCGCGCGATGTGCCGCTGGTACCAGCGCCGCTACCAGATCGATCTCGACGCCGACAGTCAGATGATCGCGACCATCGGAGCGAAGGAGGGTCTGTCGCATTTCGTGATGGCGAGCATCGGCAGGGGCGACACCGTCTTGTGCCCGGATCCCAGCTATCCGATCCACAGTTTCTCGGTCGTGATCGCCGGGGGCGATCTGATCCGTGTTCCAATTCAGCCGTTAGACGGACTGCTCGCGCGGCTCGAAAAGGCCGTGGCACTCGCCTGGCCCCAGCCAAAGATGTTGATCGCATCGTTCCCGCACAACCCGACCACGATTTCCGTCGACCTCGCGTTCATGACCGAACTCGTCGACTTCTGTCGTCGCCACGAGATGATGTTGGTGCACGATCTCGCCTACGCGGAAATCTGCTATGACGGCTACGTTCCGCCGAGCGTGTTGCAGGTGCCCGGCGCGACCGATCTCGCGATCGAATTTACCTCACTTTCGAAATCGCACGCCATGGCCGGATGGCGGGTCGGCTTTGCGGCCGGTAACTCCGAGATGATCCGCGTACTGACCCGGGTGAAGAGCTATCTGGACTACGGTGTCTTCCAGCCGATCCAGATCGCGACCATCATCGCGCTGGACGGCCCTCAAGAGTGCGTGGCAGAGATCGTCAGCGACTACCGCTCGCGTCGCGATGCCTTGATCGAAGGCCTGGAGCAGGCCGACTGGAAGGTCGAGAAGCCCCAGGGAACGATGTTCGTCTGGGCTCGGTTGCCCGAGGCTTTCGAGAAGCAGGGCTCGCTCGAGTTCTCGAAACTGCTACTCGAGCAGGCTCAGGTAGCCGTGTCCCCGGGGATCGGATTTGGTCCTTCGGGCGAAGGCTATGTGCGCTTCGCCTTGGTCGAAAATACTCATCGCATCCGCCAAGCGGCGCGAAATATCCGAAAGCTGGTGCGAAATGCCTGA
- a CDS encoding homoserine dehydrogenase: MPETVRVGIVGMGTIGTGVVRIFQEHAEDLRDRLGFDLRLSRIADIDLETDRGVSLSEYELSTDWRDLANDPEIDLIVELIGGTKIAKDVVAGALQAGKSIVTANKALLAHHGEELYALAAENSVDLAFEAAVGGTIPVLRALREGLNADRIETLHGIVNGTCNYILSEMEEGGEPYAACLKRAQDLGFAEADPTFDVDGTDSAHKLAILIGLAFGLRTHPDDIATEGIECIGPVDIEYARRFGLRIKLLAVAKRGPRGVEAHVHPTMISASSVLAGVSGSMNAVEVRGVMSGPTMYYGAGAGSLPTASAVVADLMELARARVSGATGRVPPLGRPRLRSERLLPAEDQTGEFYLRFNVVDSPGVLAGITGALGDLGISIASVLQEERHESAAVPVVITTHTSRQADLDAALSEIASMREVTEAAHVLRIEREI, translated from the coding sequence ATGCCTGAAACCGTGCGGGTTGGCATCGTCGGAATGGGAACGATCGGCACCGGAGTCGTCCGGATCTTCCAGGAACACGCCGAAGACCTGCGCGATCGTCTCGGCTTTGATTTGCGTCTTTCGCGCATCGCCGACATCGATCTCGAAACCGACCGCGGTGTCTCGCTGTCCGAATACGAACTGAGTACGGACTGGCGGGATCTCGCCAACGATCCCGAGATCGACCTGATCGTGGAGTTGATCGGCGGAACGAAGATCGCGAAGGACGTAGTGGCCGGCGCGCTACAGGCTGGGAAATCCATCGTGACGGCGAACAAGGCGCTCCTCGCTCATCACGGCGAAGAACTCTACGCGCTGGCGGCGGAAAACTCTGTGGACCTGGCGTTCGAGGCCGCTGTGGGCGGGACGATTCCGGTGCTGCGAGCCTTGCGCGAAGGCCTGAACGCCGATCGCATCGAAACTCTGCACGGTATCGTCAATGGCACCTGCAACTACATTCTTTCGGAAATGGAGGAGGGCGGCGAGCCGTACGCGGCGTGTCTCAAGCGCGCCCAGGATCTGGGCTTTGCCGAAGCGGATCCCACCTTCGATGTCGATGGTACCGATTCCGCCCACAAGCTCGCGATCCTGATCGGGCTCGCCTTCGGGCTGCGGACACATCCCGACGATATCGCCACTGAAGGCATCGAGTGCATCGGCCCGGTCGATATCGAGTACGCGCGGCGCTTCGGTCTGCGCATCAAGTTGCTCGCAGTGGCCAAGCGGGGTCCTCGAGGTGTCGAAGCTCACGTCCACCCAACGATGATTTCTGCTTCGAGTGTGCTCGCCGGAGTGAGTGGCTCGATGAATGCGGTCGAGGTCCGCGGAGTCATGTCGGGTCCAACGATGTACTACGGCGCGGGTGCCGGTTCTCTGCCCACCGCCAGCGCCGTCGTCGCCGACTTGATGGAACTCGCACGAGCGCGGGTATCCGGGGCGACCGGTCGAGTTCCCCCGCTCGGACGCCCCAGGTTGCGCTCGGAGCGACTCTTGCCGGCCGAAGACCAAACGGGTGAGTTCTACCTGCGCTTCAACGTAGTGGACTCTCCAGGCGTTCTGGCGGGCATCACCGGTGCGTTAGGTGATCTGGGTATCAGCATCGCTTCTGTGCTCCAGGAGGAGCGTCACGAGTCGGCCGCCGTTCCCGTCGTGATCACGACCCACACCTCGCGTCAGGCCGATCTGGACGCGGCACTGAGCGAGATCGCCAGCATGCGCGAGGTCACCGAAGCCGCGCACGTGCTGCGGATTGAGCGGGAGATCTGA
- the carA gene encoding glutamine-hydrolyzing carbamoyl-phosphate synthase small subunit: MSSNGKAWLVLADGSAYEGEAFGAPAEGVGEVVFHTGMSGYQEILTDPSYAGQIVCMTYPEIGNVGCNPEDEESRGLFLSGFVVRDHVDFPSSWRSRESLQDYLVRHGIPGITGIDTRAVVQRLRTRGATNGVVAHGDADVDELRRRAAALPSMAGRNLVDEVTCSEAYDWTEGTDWTFEAPEPHAKRLKVIAYDYGIKRNILRQMVNAGFDVRVVPASTPAREVLAQEPDGVFLSNGPGDPDAVEYAAPIVREIIGKRPIFGICLGHQILGLALGGRTVKMRFGHHGSNQPAQDADTGRVLIASENHGFALEASSLQAANGVEITHLNLNDQTVEGLRHRELPIFSVQYHPEASPGPHDTSHLFGHFRTLIESSHA, from the coding sequence TTGAGTTCGAACGGGAAAGCCTGGTTGGTTCTCGCCGATGGAAGCGCCTACGAGGGCGAGGCTTTCGGCGCGCCCGCCGAGGGGGTAGGCGAGGTCGTCTTCCACACGGGCATGAGCGGCTATCAAGAGATTCTCACCGACCCCTCCTATGCCGGACAGATCGTGTGCATGACGTATCCGGAAATCGGCAATGTGGGCTGTAATCCGGAGGACGAGGAGTCGCGGGGTCTCTTCTTGAGTGGTTTCGTCGTACGCGATCACGTCGACTTTCCCTCTTCCTGGCGCAGTCGCGAGTCTCTTCAAGACTATCTGGTGCGGCACGGAATTCCGGGAATCACGGGCATCGATACGCGCGCTGTCGTGCAGCGTCTGCGCACGCGCGGTGCGACAAACGGTGTCGTGGCGCACGGTGATGCCGACGTCGATGAATTGCGCAGACGGGCCGCCGCACTGCCCTCCATGGCCGGGCGAAATCTGGTCGACGAGGTTACCTGCAGCGAAGCATACGATTGGACCGAGGGAACCGACTGGACCTTCGAAGCGCCGGAGCCTCATGCAAAGCGACTCAAGGTGATCGCGTACGACTACGGCATCAAGCGCAATATCTTGCGCCAGATGGTCAATGCTGGTTTCGATGTTCGCGTCGTCCCGGCGAGCACACCGGCCCGTGAGGTTCTGGCTCAGGAGCCCGATGGAGTCTTTCTGTCCAACGGGCCGGGCGATCCCGATGCCGTCGAATACGCAGCGCCGATCGTGCGCGAAATCATCGGCAAACGACCAATATTTGGCATCTGCCTGGGACACCAGATCCTGGGCCTCGCGCTCGGAGGCCGGACGGTCAAGATGCGCTTCGGCCACCATGGCAGCAATCAACCCGCACAAGATGCAGACACCGGGCGAGTCTTGATCGCCTCCGAAAATCACGGATTTGCTCTCGAGGCCAGCTCTTTGCAGGCCGCAAATGGTGTGGAGATCACACATTTGAACCTGAACGATCAGACGGTCGAGGGGCTGCGCCACCGCGAACTACCGATCTTTTCGGTCCAGTACCACCCGGAGGCATCTCCTGGTCCCCACGATACTTCACATCTCTTTGGGCACTTCCGCACGCTGATCGAGTCGTCCCATGCCTAA
- the carB gene encoding carbamoyl-phosphate synthase large subunit: MPKREDLKKILLIGAGPIVIGQACEFDYSGTQACKALREEGIEVVLVNSNPATIMTDPDFATRTYIEPLTGETVAQIIREERPDAVLPTLGGQTALNVAIELAEMGILEELGIELIGAQLDSIMMAEDRSRFRTAMQEIGLEVPRSCYVNSIDQVEQVLDEIGIPAIIRPSFTLGGAGGAIAMNESELRTKLEWGLRISPRSEVLVEQSVIGWKEFELEVMRDAADNVVIICSIENLDPMGIHTGDSITVAPAQTLTDKEYQRLRDAAIKIIRKIGVDTGGSNIQFAVSPENGKVVIIEMNPRVSRSSALASKATGFPIAKIAAKLAIGYTLDEIPNDITKETPASFEPTIDYVVTKIPRFAFEKFPRADSTLGVQMKSVGEAMSIGRTFRESLQKGIRSLETDRYGLEETGRSDEDLDRALRVAEPERLWMLGEAFRRGRSIEQVSELTNIDPWFLNQIREITLGEMLFVSNGDLRQAKRNGFSDRRLAALTGVAEREVRERRWREGIEPVYKRVDTCGAEFEADTPYLYSTYESECEARPSDRKKIMILGGGPNRIGQGIEFDYCCVQGVMGLAKDGYETIMVNCNPETVSTDYDTSDRLYFEPVTFEDVLSIVRTENPDGVIVQFGGQTPLRLAVALADAGVRIIGTSPDAIDRAEDRERFAELLNRLGIRQPENSTARSVEAARRLAEDIGYPVLVRPSYVLGGRAMQIVHDQHELEVYMREAVSVSPEHPVLVDRFLANAIEVDVDAICDGEIAVIAGIMEHIEEAGIHSGDSACSLPPYSLPRYVLEEIRRATRALALELGVCGLMNIQFGVVGTEVYVIEVNPRASRTVPFVSKAIGVPLAQLAARVMAGKSLTELGFTSEIEPSHVSVKESVFPFVKFPGVDTLLGPEMKSTGEVMGIDREFGRAYAKAQRAAGNDLPVGGTVLVSLRAEDKAPALEALRTLQEEGFRIVATGGTARFMKESGLDAEHVNKAQQGSPHTVDLLSAGVIDLVIATTKIGDSAAVADSASMRRAALEHGVPYFTTVAAARAAAGAIRALRAGEVRPLALQDVHPG, encoded by the coding sequence ATGCCTAAGCGAGAAGACCTGAAGAAGATCTTGCTGATCGGCGCAGGGCCGATCGTGATCGGGCAGGCCTGCGAGTTCGACTACTCCGGCACGCAAGCCTGCAAGGCTCTGCGTGAAGAAGGCATTGAAGTGGTGCTGGTCAATTCGAATCCGGCCACCATCATGACGGACCCGGACTTCGCTACGCGCACCTACATCGAACCGCTCACCGGTGAGACCGTGGCGCAGATTATTCGCGAAGAACGGCCGGACGCGGTCCTTCCGACCCTCGGTGGGCAGACCGCGCTCAACGTGGCGATAGAACTGGCCGAAATGGGAATACTCGAAGAACTCGGCATCGAGCTGATCGGCGCGCAACTCGATTCCATCATGATGGCCGAAGACCGCTCGCGTTTCCGCACGGCGATGCAGGAGATCGGGTTGGAGGTGCCGCGTTCCTGTTATGTCAATTCGATCGATCAGGTCGAGCAGGTCCTCGATGAGATCGGCATCCCGGCGATCATTCGGCCTTCGTTCACGCTGGGCGGAGCAGGCGGCGCGATCGCCATGAATGAATCGGAGCTGCGCACGAAGCTGGAATGGGGTCTGAGGATTTCTCCACGGAGCGAGGTGCTCGTGGAGCAGTCGGTGATCGGCTGGAAGGAATTCGAACTCGAGGTGATGCGCGACGCTGCTGATAACGTCGTGATCATCTGCTCGATCGAGAATCTGGATCCCATGGGTATTCACACCGGCGATTCGATCACGGTGGCGCCCGCGCAAACGCTGACCGACAAGGAGTACCAGCGTCTGCGAGACGCTGCGATCAAGATCATTCGCAAGATTGGTGTCGATACCGGCGGTTCGAACATTCAGTTCGCGGTGTCTCCAGAGAATGGCAAGGTCGTCATCATCGAGATGAATCCGCGGGTCTCGCGTAGTTCGGCACTCGCGAGCAAGGCGACGGGTTTTCCAATCGCGAAGATCGCGGCGAAGCTGGCCATCGGTTACACACTCGATGAGATTCCGAACGACATTACGAAGGAAACTCCGGCGAGCTTCGAACCCACCATCGACTACGTGGTGACGAAGATCCCGCGCTTCGCTTTCGAGAAGTTTCCCCGAGCGGATTCGACTCTCGGCGTACAGATGAAGTCGGTGGGTGAAGCCATGTCGATTGGGAGGACCTTTCGGGAATCCCTGCAAAAAGGCATCCGCTCACTCGAAACGGATCGCTACGGGCTCGAGGAGACGGGGCGCTCGGATGAAGATCTCGACCGCGCTCTTCGCGTGGCTGAGCCCGAAAGACTCTGGATGCTCGGCGAGGCGTTTCGTCGCGGCCGCTCGATCGAGCAGGTGTCCGAGTTGACCAACATCGATCCCTGGTTTCTCAACCAGATCCGTGAAATCACGCTCGGCGAGATGCTCTTCGTGAGTAATGGCGATCTGCGCCAGGCCAAGCGCAATGGTTTTTCGGATCGCCGGCTTGCTGCACTTACGGGAGTGGCCGAACGGGAGGTTCGAGAACGTCGCTGGCGAGAGGGAATCGAGCCTGTGTACAAACGCGTCGATACCTGCGGCGCGGAGTTCGAAGCGGATACCCCGTACCTGTACTCGACCTACGAATCGGAGTGTGAGGCTCGACCGAGCGATCGCAAGAAGATCATGATCCTGGGGGGTGGTCCAAACCGGATCGGGCAGGGCATCGAGTTCGATTATTGCTGCGTTCAAGGAGTGATGGGGCTCGCCAAGGACGGATACGAGACCATCATGGTCAATTGCAATCCGGAAACGGTGTCGACCGATTACGATACCTCCGACCGTCTGTACTTCGAGCCGGTGACCTTCGAAGACGTGCTCTCGATCGTGCGCACCGAGAACCCCGATGGAGTGATCGTACAGTTCGGTGGCCAGACTCCGCTGAGACTGGCCGTCGCGCTGGCCGACGCGGGTGTGCGGATCATCGGTACTTCGCCCGATGCGATTGACCGGGCCGAGGATCGCGAACGTTTCGCCGAACTCTTGAACCGGCTCGGTATCAGACAGCCCGAGAACAGCACGGCCCGCAGTGTGGAGGCCGCCCGTCGGCTCGCTGAAGATATCGGCTATCCGGTACTCGTGCGGCCGTCGTATGTGCTCGGTGGTCGCGCAATGCAGATCGTGCACGATCAGCATGAACTCGAAGTCTATATGAGAGAAGCCGTATCGGTCAGTCCCGAGCACCCGGTACTCGTGGATCGATTTCTGGCAAATGCGATTGAAGTCGACGTCGACGCGATCTGCGACGGGGAGATCGCCGTGATCGCCGGTATCATGGAACACATCGAGGAGGCGGGAATCCACTCCGGCGACTCGGCGTGTTCGCTACCGCCCTATAGCCTGCCGCGCTACGTGCTCGAGGAAATTCGGCGGGCGACTCGTGCGCTGGCCCTGGAGCTGGGCGTATGCGGACTCATGAATATTCAGTTCGGTGTAGTCGGCACCGAAGTCTATGTCATCGAGGTGAACCCGCGCGCTTCGCGTACGGTGCCGTTCGTTTCGAAGGCGATCGGTGTTCCCCTGGCCCAACTCGCGGCGCGCGTCATGGCGGGCAAATCTTTGACCGAACTCGGTTTTACTTCCGAGATCGAACCGTCGCATGTTTCGGTCAAGGAGTCGGTCTTTCCTTTCGTGAAGTTTCCCGGTGTCGATACCCTGCTCGGTCCTGAAATGAAGAGCACGGGAGAGGTCATGGGGATTGATCGTGAATTTGGGCGAGCTTATGCCAAGGCACAACGCGCTGCGGGTAACGATCTGCCGGTGGGCGGTACGGTGCTCGTGTCGCTGCGCGCGGAAGACAAGGCTCCAGCGCTCGAAGCCCTGCGCACCCTGCAGGAAGAGGGTTTTCGTATCGTCGCGACCGGCGGTACGGCGCGCTTCATGAAAGAGTCCGGACTCGACGCCGAGCACGTCAACAAAGCTCAGCAGGGGTCGCCGCATACCGTCGACCTGCTCAGCGCTGGAGTCATCGACCTGGTCATTGCGACGACCAAGATCGGCGATTCCGCGGCCGTCGCTGATTCCGCTTCGATGCGTCGAGCGGCGTTGGAGCACGGCGTGCCGTATTTCACGACTGTGGCCGCAGCCCGAGCGGCGGCGGGTGCGATTCGCGCGCTGCGTGCGGGCGAGGTTCGCCCGCTTGCGCTTCAAGACGTGCACCCGGGGTAA
- the lipA gene encoding lipoyl synthase, translating into MSFQARLQPVWGIRPSTDCTRTEPAILSPQSMPEAVVQEVGRGEGQRPPRLPVHCRGNTERNPRVESMRRMLRARELNSVCEEARCPNLAECFARRTVTFMLLGDVCTRACRFCNVPTGLGRAVDSTEPQKVAEAVAELGLRHVVLTSVNRDDLLDQGSGQFVAVLSHLHERAPGVSVEVLTPDFRGETECIDRVIDAAPDVYNHNIETVPRLYGEVRIGARYDRSLALLRRVKQRSSRLAKSGLMLGLGETRDEVLEVMDDLRECGVDCLTLGQYLRPTLRHRPVDRYLDPSEFEELRKSGEERGFLHVASGPLVRSSFRAGAALDRLRSAGVQA; encoded by the coding sequence GTGAGTTTTCAGGCGAGACTTCAGCCGGTCTGGGGCATCCGACCCTCGACGGATTGCACGCGCACGGAGCCTGCCATACTCTCGCCACAGTCCATGCCAGAAGCCGTCGTTCAAGAGGTCGGCCGAGGCGAGGGCCAGCGGCCTCCGCGGCTCCCCGTGCACTGCCGGGGCAACACCGAACGGAATCCAAGGGTCGAGTCGATGCGCCGCATGCTTCGAGCACGCGAGCTCAACTCGGTCTGCGAAGAGGCGCGCTGCCCGAACCTCGCCGAGTGTTTCGCACGCCGAACGGTCACGTTCATGCTGCTGGGAGACGTGTGCACTCGCGCCTGTCGCTTCTGCAATGTGCCGACCGGGCTCGGACGGGCCGTCGATTCCACAGAGCCGCAGAAGGTCGCAGAAGCGGTCGCGGAACTCGGTCTGCGCCATGTGGTGCTCACCAGCGTCAATCGCGACGACCTTCTCGATCAGGGAAGCGGCCAGTTCGTCGCCGTGCTCTCGCACCTGCACGAGCGCGCGCCCGGGGTCAGCGTCGAAGTTCTCACACCCGATTTTCGCGGTGAGACCGAGTGCATCGATCGCGTGATCGATGCGGCACCGGATGTGTACAACCACAACATCGAGACCGTGCCGCGCCTCTACGGCGAGGTGCGCATCGGCGCACGCTACGATCGCTCACTCGCGCTTCTCCGGCGGGTAAAGCAACGATCGTCCAGGCTGGCGAAGTCGGGCTTGATGCTCGGACTCGGGGAGACCCGGGACGAAGTCCTGGAGGTGATGGACGACTTGCGGGAGTGCGGGGTGGACTGTCTGACACTCGGCCAGTACCTGCGACCCACGTTGCGCCACAGGCCCGTCGATCGCTATCTGGACCCGTCGGAGTTCGAAGAGTTGAGAAAGAGCGGGGAAGAGCGCGGCTTCCTGCACGTGGCCAGCGGCCCGCTCGTCCGGAGTTCGTTCCGTGCCGGTGCTGCGCTGGATCGACTGCGCTCCGCGGGGGTTCAGGCATGA